A genomic stretch from Sulfurihydrogenibium azorense Az-Fu1 includes:
- a CDS encoding OsmC family protein — translation MKVVVKQKEDFHFIGKGEAGIELPIDAAAYVGGKGRGVRPPELLFHSIAGCMGIHVYEALHKAGKKVDDIVVETDAERKDTYPKVFTKIYLKFTIKGDVTEQDVKDAIETSLNKTCSIAYMINQVAPISYEFKIEK, via the coding sequence ATGAAGGTAGTAGTAAAACAAAAAGAAGACTTTCATTTTATAGGGAAAGGTGAAGCAGGGATAGAACTTCCAATAGACGCAGCTGCTTACGTTGGAGGTAAAGGAAGAGGAGTAAGACCTCCAGAGTTACTATTCCACTCTATAGCAGGGTGCATGGGTATACACGTTTATGAAGCTCTTCACAAAGCAGGTAAAAAAGTTGATGATATAGTAGTAGAGACCGATGCAGAAAGAAAAGATACCTATCCAAAAGTGTTTACAAAAATATACTTAAAGTTCACTATCAAGGGAGATGTAACAGAACAAGACGTTAAAGATGCAATAGAAACATCGTTAAATAAAACTTGTAGCATAGCTTACATGATTAATCAAGTAGCTCCTATTAGCTATGAATTTAAAATAGAAAAGTAA
- the accC gene encoding acetyl-CoA carboxylase biotin carboxylase subunit: MFKKILVANRGEIACRIIKASHELGIPTVAIYSDVESTARHVKMADEAYMIGANPLDTYLNKQLIIDLAKSVGADAIHPGYGFLAENEEFAKMCEDNGITFIGPSSEVIAMMGDKARSKEIMKKFGVPTVPGSDGVLKSVEEAVALAKEIGYPVLLKASAGGGGRGIRICNDEEELKRNYEQAYKEAEKAFGRGDLLLEKYIQNPKHIEFQILGDKYGNVIHLGERDCSIQRRNQKLVEIAPSLVLDEEKRRKYGEICANAAKNIGYYSAGTMEFVSDLEGNIYFIEMNTRIQVEHPVTEMITGIDIVREQIKIAAGEKLSIKQEDVKFNGFAIECRINAEDPKKNYAPSIGTIKRYYAPGGFGVRIESSASVGFEVTPYFDSMIAKLICWGKTFDEAISVTKAALDYFEISGVKTTIPLLKEIMKDPKFKEGMFTTKYLQENPQLLDYKEELSKEDIVSFIAASIAAHYGL, encoded by the coding sequence ATGTTTAAAAAAATACTTGTAGCAAACAGAGGAGAGATAGCTTGTAGAATAATAAAAGCATCTCATGAACTTGGAATACCTACAGTTGCTATTTACTCAGATGTAGAGTCCACAGCAAGACACGTTAAAATGGCAGATGAAGCCTATATGATAGGTGCTAATCCGTTAGATACTTATCTAAACAAACAGTTAATAATAGACCTTGCTAAATCCGTAGGTGCAGATGCTATACATCCAGGGTACGGATTTTTAGCCGAAAACGAAGAGTTTGCAAAAATGTGTGAAGACAACGGCATTACATTTATAGGACCATCTTCTGAAGTTATAGCAATGATGGGAGATAAAGCAAGGTCTAAAGAGATAATGAAGAAGTTTGGTGTTCCCACAGTTCCAGGTAGTGATGGAGTACTTAAATCAGTAGAGGAAGCTGTAGCTCTAGCAAAAGAGATAGGATATCCTGTACTTCTTAAAGCTTCTGCAGGTGGTGGTGGTAGAGGTATAAGAATTTGTAACGATGAAGAAGAGTTAAAAAGAAATTATGAACAGGCTTATAAAGAAGCTGAAAAAGCTTTTGGAAGAGGAGACTTACTACTTGAAAAGTATATACAAAATCCAAAACATATAGAGTTTCAAATTTTAGGAGACAAGTATGGAAACGTAATACATCTTGGTGAAAGGGACTGTTCAATTCAAAGGAGAAATCAAAAATTAGTAGAAATAGCTCCTTCACTTGTTTTAGACGAAGAAAAGAGAAGAAAGTACGGAGAAATATGTGCAAACGCAGCTAAAAACATTGGTTATTACAGTGCTGGTACTATGGAATTTGTATCAGACTTAGAAGGAAACATATACTTTATAGAAATGAACACAAGAATACAAGTAGAACACCCAGTAACAGAAATGATTACCGGAATTGATATAGTTAGAGAACAAATTAAAATAGCAGCTGGTGAAAAACTTTCAATAAAACAAGAAGATGTTAAATTTAATGGATTTGCTATTGAATGTAGAATAAACGCAGAAGATCCAAAAAAGAACTACGCTCCAAGTATCGGAACAATTAAAAGATACTATGCTCCAGGAGGATTTGGAGTAAGGATAGAAAGCTCAGCATCTGTAGGCTTTGAAGTAACTCCTTACTTTGACTCAATGATAGCAAAACTTATCTGTTGGGGTAAAACATTTGATGAAGCAATAAGTGTAACAAAAGCTGCTTTAGATTATTTTGAAATAAGTGGAGTAAAAACAACTATCCCCCTCCTTAAAGAAATTATGAAAGACCCTAAGTTTAAAGAAGGAATGTTTACAACTAAGTATTTACAAGAAAATCCACAACTTCTAGATTACAAAGAAGAACTAAGTAAAGAAGACATAGTCTCATTTATAGCAGCTTCTATAGCAGCACATTATGGATTATAA